The following coding sequences are from one Eretmochelys imbricata isolate rEreImb1 chromosome 12, rEreImb1.hap1, whole genome shotgun sequence window:
- the MMP15 gene encoding matrix metalloproteinase-15 yields MGGRARLQPASPTGLRGWTLHPTGCGEMLGWSLLLLLLASVGRSEAAEDGAVSAEAWLRLYGYLPQSSRQMSTMRSAQILASALSEMQRFYGITVTGVLDEETKLWMKRPRCGVPDQFGVQIKANMRRKRYALTGRRWSQTHLTFSIQNYTDKLGWYHSYEAIRRAFRVWEQATPLVFQEVPYDDIRHKRRKEADIMVLFASGFHGDSSPFDGVGGFLAHAYFPGPGMGGDTHFDSDEPWTLENTDVSGNNLFLVAIHELGHSLGLEHSSNPSAIMAPFYQWMDTENFQLPEDDLKGIQQLYGAPDGQPQPTRPLPTVTPRGPGKPDHRPPKPPPPGKPDRPPKPGNPDRPRTTDRPDQYGPNICDGEFDTVAVLRGEMFVFKGRWFWRVRHNRVLDNYPMPIGHFWRGLPGDIDAAYERHDGKFVFFKGDRYWLFREANLEPGYPQPLTSYGQGIPYDRIDTAIWWEPTGHTFFFRGDRYWRFKEETHSADPGYPKLITVWVGIPATPKGAFLSSDASYTYFYKGTKYWKFDNERLKTEPGYPKSILRDFMGCHEALVPDPDPGHRWPDLDRPPFNPDGRGTGDDREGDEGEAEARPDDREEQEEEEEEEEDYGGPTRGNGNDVDIVVQIDKYTRTMSIVMVMVPLVLLLCVLGLIYAIIQMHRKGAPRMLLYCKRSLQEWV; encoded by the exons GCCTGGCTCCGGCTCTACGGCTACCTCCCGCAGTCCAGCCGGCAGATGTCCACCATGCGCTCGGCGCAGATCCTGGCCTCCGCGCTCTCCGAGATGCAGAGGTTTTATGGGATCACGGTGACGGGTGTCCTGGACGAGGAGACCAAGCT GTGGATGAAGCGGCCCCGCTGCGGTGTCCCGGATCAGTTTGGAGTCCAGATCAAAGCCAACATGCGGCGGAAGCGGTACGCACTCACCGGGCGGCGCTGGAGCCAAACCCACCTGACCTTCAG CATCCAGAACTACACGGATAAGCTGGGGTGGTACCACTCGTACGAGGCCATTCGCCGAGCCTTCCGGGTGTGGGAGCAGGCAACACCCCTTGTCTTCCAAGAGGTCCCCTACGATGACATTAGGCACAAGAGGAGGAAGGAGGCCGACATCATGGTGCTCTTCGCCTCCGGTTTCCACGGAGACAGCTCCCCCTTCGACGGCGTGGGGGGCTTCCTGGCCCATGCATATTTCCCTGGCCCCGGGATGGGAGGGGACACGCACTTTGACTCGGACGAGCCCTGGACACTGGAGAACACCGACGTGTCTG GCAACAATCTTTTCCTGGTGGCCATCCACGAGCTGGGGCACtcgctggggctggagcactccaGCAATCCCAGCGCCATCATGGCCCCCTTCTACCAGTGGATGGACACGGAGAACTTCCAGCTGCCCGAGGATGACCTCAAGGGCATCCAGCAGCTGTATG GTGCCCCTGAtgggcagccccagcccacccgGCCCCTCCCTACGGTGACTCCCCGCGGCCCCGGAAAGCCAGACCACAGACCCCCCAAGCCACCTCCCCCCGGTAAACCAGATCGGCCCCCGAAACCAGGCAACCCGGACCGGCCCAGAACCACCGACCGGCCCGACCAGTATGGGCCCAACATCTGTGATGGGGAGTTCGACACCGTGGCTGTGCTGCGCGGGGAAATGTTTGTGTTTAAG GGCCGATGGTTCTGGAGGGTTCGCCATAACCGGGTGCTGGACAACTACCCCATGCCCATCGGGCACTTCTGGAGGGGCCTCCCCGGGGACATCGACGCCGCCTACGAGAGGCACGACGGCAAGTTCGTGTTCTTCAAAG gGGATCGGTACTGGCTCTTCCGAGAGGCAAACCTGGAGCCCGGGTACCCGCAGCCCCTCACCAGCTACGGGCAGGGCATCCCCTACGACAGGATCGACACTGCCATCTGGTGGGAGCCCACAGGACACACCTTCTTCTTCCGCGGGGACAG GTACTGGCGCTTTAAGGAGGAGACCCACTCCGCGGATCCCGGCTACCCGAAGCTGATCACCGTGTGGGTGGGAATCCCTGCCACGCCCAAGGGGGCCTTCCTGAGCTCAGATGCCT CGTACACGTATTTCTACAAAGGCACCAAGTACTGGAAGTTCGACAACGAGCGGTTGAAGACCGAGCCGGGGTACCCCAAGTCCATCCTGCGGGACTTCATGGGCTGCCACGAGGCACTGGTGCCGGACCCCGACCCCGGGCACCGATGGCCTGACCTGGACAGACCTCCCTTCAACCCGGACGGCAGGGGCACAGGCGATGACCGGGAGGGGGACGAAGGGGAGGCCGAAGCACGCCCCGATGACcgagaggagcaggaggaggaggaggaggaggaggaggactacGGCGGCCCCACCCGGGGCAACGGCAACGACGTGGATATCGTGGTGCAGATAGACAAGTACACGCGGACCATGAGCATCGTCATGGTGATGGtgcccctggtgctgctgctttgCGTTCTGGGCCTCATCTACGCCATCATCCAGATGCACAGGAAGGGGGCCCCTCGGATGCTGCTCTACTGCAAACGCTCCTTGCAGGAGTGGGTCTGA